A window from Nothobranchius furzeri strain GRZ-AD chromosome 17, NfurGRZ-RIMD1, whole genome shotgun sequence encodes these proteins:
- the LOC139063786 gene encoding uncharacterized protein: protein MAKRKVDAENRGFQARWEAEYMFTEIFVPPPPATPGVGACALVCLSLLACSRSTTCPLDPIPTKLLQAICSHNDTQLYLSFPPDDHTISARISNSLSDRSKWMKSHHLQLNLSKTELLLIPAKPSIQHNISIQNDFLSLAPSKAVRNLGVVIDEHLTFKDHVASVARSCRFALYNIRKIRPYLTQHATQLLVQSTVISRLDYCNALLTGLPGCTVRPLQMVQNAAARLVFNQPKRAHVTPLFIELHWLPLAACIKFKLLTLAYKVRDGTAPIYLNPLAKAYVSARPLRSSQDHRLAVPTPRSGQSRLFSCIVPQMWNDLPNTTRTAASFSIFKKLLKTLLFREHLLN from the exons atctttgtcccccctccccctgccacacctggtgtgggggcttgtgccttggtctgcctgagt cttctcgcaTGCAGCCgctctactacatgcccacttgaccccattccgactaagctgctccaagctatttgcTCCCACA atgacacgcagctctatctgtcatttccaccggacgaccacactatctcagcacgaatatcaaactctcTCTCTGAcagatcaaaatggatgaaatcccaccatctccaactcaacctctctaaaactgaactacttctcatcccagcaaaaccatccattcagcacaatatctcaatccagaatgacttcctatctctggctccttcaaaggcagttcgaaatctgggtgttgtgattgatgaacacctgacctttaaagatcatgttgcctctgttgctcgttcatgccgctttgcgctgtacaacatacgtaagatcagaccatacctaacacaacatgccacccagctcctggtgcaatctactgtcatctcccgcctcgattactgcaatgctcttctaactggtcttccaggctgtactgtgagacctcttcaaatggtccagaacgcagcggcgcgtctggtcttcaatcagcctaaaagagcacacgtcacccctctgttcattgagctccactggctaccgctagcagcatgcatcaaattcaaactgctaacactagcatacaaagtccgagatggtacggctcccatctacctgaatcctcttgcaaaggcttacgtctcggcccggccgctccggtcatcacaggatcatcggctagcggtgcctacaccacgctcaggacaatccagactcttctcatgcatcgttccacaaatgtggaatgaccttcctaacactaccagaactgcggcttccttttctattttcaagaaactcctgaagaccctgctcttcagagagcatcttcttaactag